One Sesamum indicum cultivar Zhongzhi No. 13 linkage group LG14, S_indicum_v1.0, whole genome shotgun sequence genomic window, CCAGTGACAGTCGGTGTGGATGAACAAGGGCCTTTCCGAAATAAGAATGGTTTTCTTTCGCAAAATGTTTTGGCAGCATGCTCATTCGACATGAAATTTCATTATGTTCTTGCTGGTTGGGAAGGCTCCGCACCAGATATGCGAGTTCTAAATTCAGCTCTGACTAGGCATCGCAAACTTGAAGTACCTGATGGTATGTTCATTTTCAGAATGAAAGTTAATGGATCATGGGTTCATATAAACTCTGAAAATGAAGTGCAAGTATTAACTTTTCTTTCAAGAGCATGTTTACTGTATTTGTAGAACTTCTTCAAAGCTGATAACCCGCTACTTGGATCAAAAGTTCACTTACATGATTCACATGTCATCCAAGTTCCTAAAACGATTTCTggttatttattcaaatacttgTTTGTTGTTTCAGGTAAATACTATCTCGTGGATCcaaaatatgcaaatattCCTGGATTCATTGCTCCATATCCTGGAGTATCTTATATTCAACAACTTGAATTTGGTGGTGGCTTCCACCCACAAGATGCTAGAGAGCTCTTCAATCAGCGTCATTCAATTTTGCACAACGTCGCAGATCGCACTTTTGCTGCCTTGAAGGAACGTTTTCCTATTCTCATGTCGGCTCCTTCTTATCCTTTGGCAACACAAGTGAAGCTCGTCGTTGCAGCCTGTGCCCTACACAATTACATCCGTTCTGAGAAGCCCGATGACTTGATCTTTAAAATGTACGAACAAGAACTTTTGTTACAAGCAGAAGACCCAATGCCTCCTTTAGAGATTGAACAACCACTGGGACCTGCTGAAACACAAGTTTTGGACATGCCTATCGGAACACAAGAGTTAGAACATGCTTCCCAAATTCGAGATGCTATTGCTACTGAGATATGGAATGATTATATCAGAGATTATGCTGCTACTGATGATGTTATATAGTTCTGAGATCATCTTCTGAACTCAATTTTTGTTGAGAGTTTTTGGCATTAGAAGCCATGCAAAGCTTATTGCCCGTGAGATATGTCAACGAATTTTGCTTTCCACTCCTCCCCTTGTAAAGCACGACTACTTTAATGCCCAGCAGTTGTATATGAGTTATAAAACATGAGATGCATAATGTACCTTTAGTTTCTCAGTCGCAaacgaattgaattttttgttataaattgaattttcatctCCTACCCATTTAATGTGCACATGCTATGAATATAAAGACGACATTATTCCTATGtctggatttgtgttttggcccatatgtgagatgggccaaaactAAATCCATATTTCATTTAGTATTTTCTACATGTTGATTAGGTCTGTATGTATTTTGCTTAGGTTTTGAGcccaaacaaaatattttgcagcaggttttttttttaaatatttttcttctcttttttcttcttttcttctccttctttcttcttctctttcttcttttcgccttttcttctctttttttcttctttccttctctGTTCTTCGATCGaaatgttctttttcttctcttttcttgtttcctctctctttttttatattaaattgtagCAACTATTGCGCCCTCTTCTCTGTCGTTCGCGTTGCCGCCGCCACCGGTGTCAACATCGTCGTTGTCGTCTGCCGTGCTTGAGGCCTCAAATCTGTTGCCAGTCGTTGTTAGTTGTTGTCATTGATTTGGAGGTTCAGTCCGTGAGAAGAGAACGTCTGTTGCATTTACGAGTGAAGGTCGTGTCTCCGTCGTTTGTCATCGCAAGTTGCCGTTAGGAACGTGCCGCACGCGCCCCTTTCAAATCGGTCAGTCGCTGGATTTTGTTTATTGGTGAATGTTTTTCATTCTTCAAATTTATGACCTTGTTTTGAATTATCAAGTAATTCTATGGATTCCTACATATTGCTCAACAATATAATGGTGATTGAGAAAAATTAGCACTTATTTCTgccttgcatttttttttacatatttttaaaaattgattttgttgtgTTGTATTATACTGTTTTGGCGCACTGTAGATAGGATAATAATTGAGGATTTCTTGCAGATGAGTGTTGAAATGTATATCAAATGTAGTGACTATACACTGCAATATCgtacaattacaaattttttgatttaacaTTGCATTGATAGTAGTTGCAATATTTTTACTGATGCTAGTCAGTGTGGCAGTATTGAGTTTTTAACCTTTTCTACCTATGTGCTTTGCATCGCATGCTGTCTGTACATTGCATTTCACATGCCTCACAGTTCCAACTTTGGTACATTTCAAACTATAACATAGATGTTACATCttgcctatatatatagcatacATACAGTGCGCTATAAAAATTACTCCATCTAAACTTCAAAGTTCAAACACTGGTATGGTTATTGAGTATTGGGACGGGGTTGTCCTTCGGAACTtcgtattatattttttatacgtATTCGAATAAAGTGTTGCAGTCGGGAATCGGTAGCTTGCATTCcactttttgtttgtgttgttctacttttgaattgtttcatctattgtgtaaattaaataacGGTCTTTATATTTTGCAAAGGTCTAATTAGATTGTGACtgctcaaaacaaaaattagacaaTCTTGGAAATGCATAGATTTGACATGTAAGGCTAGGACACATCTCTGAAAATAGGATAAGAAAGTTGGTGGATTCAAAGagtttagaaataaataatttggaCAACCTATCAGCCTGCGGAATCCTGtctgaaaggaaaaatgaccaagaagccCTTTGTTGGACAAAGCACGCTTGCTAATGGTTTGTTGGATTTTATCCATTCAAACGTCTATCAGCCtctaaatttgaattcaaacgTCTATCAGCCAAAGTGGGGTTCTCGTACTTCATAACTTTTACTCgcggtatggttatgtttacctgATGAGATACAAGTCTGAGGCTTTTGTGacgttaaaaaaaattcagacttgaagttgaaaatcaaactagttgcaaaattaaaaccctTCGATCAGACTTAGGTGGCGAGTATTTAAGTGGTGAGTTTTAGATTATCTAAAGAAAACAGCATAGTCTCTCAGTGGAGACCTCTCAGGACGCCTTAGTTGAACGACGTGTCTGAGAGGAGGAGTCAGGCCCTATTGGACATAGTTCGGTCCATGAGGAGTTTTACTGAACTCTCTATGTCTTTCTAGGGGTTATACACTTGAGACATTGGCGAGTTTACTTAACATAGTATCATCTAAAGCAGTGACCCAGATACCAAATCAGATATGGCACGACAAGTGTGCATCCTACAAATACTTGAGAGTTTAGGGTAGTGTACATACATCAAGAGACTAGTAGGGGACAAACTGAATTTGAGATTTAATTTGTACAGATTCATCAGTTATCCCAAAGGAACTACAAGATACTACTTTTATGACCCCTATGAGTAAAAGGTGTTTGTCTCAAAGACTGCAGTATTCTTAAAAGGAGGTTTTCCAACGAATATCAGATACAATGAGTTGCTCCTTGAGGAATCAAGTGAGGCACCTTAGTCGAATGTAGGTACATCGTCTGTGCCTGATGTTCCTACTAATAATGTTCCACTCCTCCGTAGGTCAGCTAGAGGCTAGAGCACCTCATCCTCCCGAAAGGTATGGTTTTCTATGCATGACATGTCGGTTGGATTATAATCTAAAGATATACGGAGAAGCGATGTCTTAGACCGACTCAGAATAGTGACTTGAAGCCATGAGATTCAAAATGGACTCCATGAGTTCGAATCAAGTTTGAACGTTGGTGGACCGACCTAAAGGTGCAAATGGATCTATAGATGTAAAAATGAGGCTAATGGGGAGGTGACAGCCTTCAAGGCCAAGCTTGTACCAAAAGGATACACTCAGCGACCAGGGGTCGACTTTGAGGAAACCTTTTTGCTTGTGGCCATGGCTAATTCCATTTGAATTATGCTTGCCATATCATCACGATATGACTATGATATATGAAGATGGACGTGAAAACAACCTTCTTTAACAGTTTTgttgaggaagagatctaTATTGATCAGCCGGAGGGTTTCACATAGTAGGAGAAGAGCATATGGTCTGCCATCTCGAAAGATCATCTATGGCTTGAAACAAGCCTCCTGAAGCGGAGCATATGTTTTGATGAAGTTATACggggttatgatttcatcaagaatgaCTTTTGCCTTGTATATACAAGAAGGTTAGTGGGAGTTCTGTTCCATTCCTTGTGCTTTACGTGGACAACAtcttacttaatgaaaatgatACTAAGATGTTAGGAGACACTAAAGCATGGTTATCTATTCAATTCTCTGTGAAAATTTGGGTGAGGCTTCCTACATCCTTTAGACCAAGATATTTATGGATAGATCTAAAATGATGTTGGGAATGACCCAAAACTCATATGTTGAGAAAGTTTTGAGTGGGCCTGGTTATTTATTGAGTGGGCCTGGTTATTTATTGAGTGGGCCACAAATTCCACCCTTCACTTTTGTTCGGCGATGCATATTTGCAACCAATCTTGACCAAGAACCAACAATGATTTTCAAGTTCGAATATGTGTATACATGATCACTCTTCAATAGAGAAGGGAAGAAAGTTTGGATTCTGGAGAGAATGAAGAAACTTTGATCAtggcttaattatttttttattataaaaaaattataaaaataacatttttataaatatgttaacAAATTTATGTCCAGTCGTGGTTGACATCCACGacacaacataaaaaataattttttttaaaaataaagggCATCCACGACTCgacttgttttttttaaaataaaggtaGAGTCATGTATAGCATCCACAATTGACCTCGTGGTTGCTGTGCACGGCCTCAAGTCGTGGATGTTGTCCACGCCtcgatttttttaagttagtatatattatattaaaattattaattataaatttaaacattatAATTAGAACCAATTTGttacaaatattacaataaaaatacaaaatattaaaaatatccaCCCGTTCCACAATTGCGTATGTGGCGTGACGTCTAGATCTTCTTATTTCCTCGCCCACATTTTGTATTGACTCATTTTGTTCATCATTATCATCACCACTAAAATTAATGTGCAACCGACTTGATGATATTACAAAACTGGACTCCACATTATCACGATATGCactaaatgatgaaaatagaattggtgaaatgttatattttggTGCATCTAGTTGATTAATGCCAAGGCCAAGGTCAAGATCTACATGTGAAGAATAAGCTTTTGCATAGCTTGGCATATGTGAAGCAGATTGAAATCAATCATCTTATGGCAGTTGAAGCACATAGTAATCTTGAGACAATTGAGGCACGTAGTAATCTTGAGGCGTATATACTGTAGAAAAATGAGCTATATCCACCTCAACATCACCACGCTCAATTGAACCAATAAACATTCGGTTAGACTTTGCCTATAGGATGTGATGGGAATATTATCGGATGATGTTGCAATTTATTGTGTCTGATGTCTTAGGGCTTTCTTGATAATTTGTATTCCATGTGCGAGTCGGTCCAGCAATTAGCGGTACCCTCAATATCTAGTGACGTAGATTAACAAAGTGCTTCAAGGGTATTTACCTCTTCTGTCTGAAGAATATaggaaaataatgaatttttaatgtaaaaaaaaaaagtatttaatataagtatgtgatattatataacattCCACAATTTGCAACATAGGTGCATCTCCAAGTTGGTATTCCTTTTCCACACATCTATCAGTAGATGGTGACACGAAATGACGTGTTATGTTGTTGTAACATTCTTAATACCCTCGTTCTGTATCTCTTCTGTTGGAAATGGATGGTCTTTGCACAATCATGTCATATCGTCTTTGTCATCTTGTGATGTATTGTATGTATTATAGGTTCAATTTGTGCCCGTATGATTTTACGAGAGATTTGATGCAGGCTCATGTCCGAATATCTGCCGCTTTCCAAATATTTTGCCTCATCCAAAATTGGTGAAAGACCCCTTCGAGATGATGTATTTCCACTattgcatataatattaaaggACAAGTTAATCTCCACAGCTGGGGGGTTAAAATCAACTGCATAGATCATAATGACATCTAAGTCCATGTCATACGGTTGCCaaataaactataataaatgaaatgatttAAGTTAAAGCGCATTTATTATTCGTACATATGTatgtaatgttttttattataagataCTTGATCAAACTACATCTAATCCAATATATCTCTTATGACCTAGAGAGTTGTTCGTACTGTTGGGGTGAAGTTGTGCTCATAGATCCATATCGCACCATATGGTACTGTTGGGTACAAACAATTATTATCTGTTTGGACTTGGTCTATATATACACGTTCTACACTAAGTGCGGAGTAAAGTGGAATAATATGTGACCAGCCCCAAAtctgcaaaaataatataaacttgTGTTACTactttaaaaagatatttgtctacaaatttaataattcaatgtTACCGATAACAACTGCAACGCGCCACCAATTGCAACTTTGCTTTTGGTGTTGGTATTACATAATTCACGGTATAAAAATATGAGTACAACACTACCCTATCTGTAGTTCCTAGCTTCTATTATATTCTAATTCTAAAAGATGGTACAGTTTGAAAATGGCCcgtgaaattatttatgacaCATAAGAGAGCTTAGTTCGAAAGCTAACTAAATACATGGGAGCTCTCCGAAAATATAATGCAGGATCtattattgaatgaaaatacaaagtcTTCCAACAATCAACTGGTGCATATGTGATAGGATACATCTTTTGGGCATTCAAACCGTATATCGAAAGGTTCCAATTATGTCGTAAACTTATTAGTATGGGTGGGACCCATTTATACACAAAATACAAGCACAAAATGTTAATTGCAATTGCCATGAatgaaaatcaacaaataccCCCTCTCACATTTGCAATTGTCGATGAAGAATCCTATCCATCTTGGAAGTGGTTTTTTCAACAATTGAGCAAACATGTTATAAAAGAACGACGTGAGGTGTGCCTTATTTATGACCGTCATCCCGGTGTCGTTAAAGTAGAACCCGAAGGTTCGAATTTTGTGCCACGTCACAGAGTGTACCATTATTGCTTGAGGTATATGTGTTCTAATTGCAACAGTCGTTACAAAAATGTTGTATTAAAGGATCTTTTTTGAAGAGTTGGCTCTGAATATCAAATCAtaaagtttaatcgaattatGAAAGAGATAAAGAGCCAAAAACTAAATGCATTTGAATTCTTAGACTagatttagaagaaaaaatggaCGGATTCTCATGATGGTTGATGACAATGCGGTATTTTGGCGACCAACATGTCAGAATGCATCAATGGAGTTCTGGAAGGGAGTCGTCGCCTGCTAGTGGCAGCAATAGTTGAAATAACGCTTGTTCTgttcattattttcataagGGAGAGGCGAAGAGTCATGTAATGTTGAACAACATCCAATTATGGACAAATTCTGCATACAAGTTGTTCACAAGTTGGCAACAAAAATCTGTTGAGCATACGATCACTAAATACCATCACTTTCGACAATCCGCCTTGATCGTTACAAAACACCAGTATGGACATGGATTCAACACTCATGTTGTCAAATTTGCCaaccaaaaatattcattCAGCAAATGCACTCAATTTGGCACCCCTTGCTCTAATGCTCAAAAAGTACTCACTGCATACAGTATTAATGTTGCATCAATGGTTAAGAATTATTATGATCTAATGGTTTACAAAAGTCGGAACATTATTTGAATGTCCTAGAATTTGAGTTAGCACTATTATTCTTATCTCTACACGTTCTGGTCGAAACCAAACACCACGTATTCAGAACGAGATGAATTGGCAGTAAACGCGAGAAAGGCAACAAGCCCAACGAAAAGGAGATTTTTCAATACAATCAAATGTGTCAGTGTAGGGTTGTCCacaataattgcatttttctatatttgtataaaaaattgtatactattacatttgtatagatgattatatttttttaattaatacaattttaacattatgatttattgcaattgtacattttttattaattattatttattattaaatataattttttaaaaaaaacctGAGCCGTGGATGGAGATCACAACTCGAAGTCGTGGTTGCCATCGACGACTCgagcattatttttttagaaaaaatatttttcgtctCCAGCCGTGGATGCCAACCACGACTCTACACAAATTTGTTAAcgtctttaaaaaaaatattatctttataattcttttttttgaaaataaataaataattaagccTTTGAATCATAGTATGTAGAGAATATAGATCTGCCAAAGAGAACTTTTTGCACATTCACATTGCCACCATTCCTTCAGAAAAAccgttttctttttccttcttgatTGTTTTCAGAACACCAACTCATATAAACTTAAAGCATGATTTCATTAGCCAATCCTATAAAGAtcaattcttaatttatttgacacTGGAAAAGATAAATCCCATCCAGTATCGTATGTAATACCCGACCATGATTTATGAAGACCATGCTAGGCGTGCTAAGGCCGATAGCCAGATATAGCAATAGAAAGTGCTCTATCCTTCTGCTTCTCCAGGGACTTGCGTGGCATTTGGGAAGAGCTTAGGTAATGGCTTCATTCTGATGGTTGAAACTGACTCAGCTTGTCCCCTGGAGCCTGGTTCAAAATCAGCAAGAATATGATACCAACATATTGAGTCAAACTCTCAATTAAGAAGACTCGATCGAATGGTGTCCATACAGACTATTGCTCGTTCTTACGTGTTTGTAAGTGCCACTGATCCCTTTGATTTTCACATGCTCTGTATGCCTGCAGGATATGCTATATGCTCCGTATTAGTCATCATATGCACGATACATACATCATTGCATCCAAGATTGCTTAATAAGCTAT contains:
- the LOC105176829 gene encoding uncharacterized protein LOC105176829, which codes for MESSEDEKDGNIEGSTPKELARPSEFKGTKFVDDVLKGPNESCLENFRMDKHVFYKLCDMLHTKGLLRHTNRIKIEEQLAIFMFIVGHNLRTRAVQELFRYSGETISRHFNNVLSAIMTVSLDFFQPPKSDVPPEIREDPRFYPYFLNCVGAVDSIHFPVTVGVDEQGPFRNKNGFLSQNVLAACSFDMKFHYVLAGWEGSAPDMRVLNSALTRHRKLEVPDGKYYLVDPKYANIPGFIAPYPGVSYIQQLEFGGGFHPQDARELFNQRHSILHNVADRTFAALKERFPILMSAPSYPLATQVKLVVAACALHNYIRSEKPDDLIFKMYEQELLLQAEDPMPPLEIEQPLGPAETQVLDMPIGTQELEHASQIRDAIATEIWNDYIRDYAATDDVI